In Marinobacter antarcticus, one genomic interval encodes:
- the hemC gene encoding hydroxymethylbilane synthase, protein MSKRTLRVATRSSALALWQAEFIKAELERLHDNVIVELVKIKTQGDKILDVPLAKIGGKGLFVKELEEAMLDGRADLAVHSMKDVPMAFPEGLGLVAICEREDPTDAFVSNHYDNVDALPEGSVVGTASLRRESQLRAYRPDLKIRVLRGNVNTRLAKLDAGDYDAIVLASSGLKRLGFHDRIRYSMPDTVSLPAVGQGALGIECRLSDNELRAMLEPLNHTDTADRVKAERALNRRLEGGCQVPIAAYALLEDDDTLWLRGLVGAVDGTLILRVEGRAPRAEGERLGRELAEDLLALGADKVLAEIYGHTPH, encoded by the coding sequence ATGTCCAAACGAACCCTTCGTGTCGCAACCCGAAGCAGCGCCCTCGCGCTATGGCAGGCAGAATTCATCAAGGCCGAACTGGAGCGGCTCCACGACAACGTGATTGTAGAGCTGGTCAAGATCAAAACCCAAGGGGACAAGATCCTCGATGTTCCTCTGGCCAAAATCGGCGGCAAAGGCCTGTTTGTAAAAGAGCTGGAAGAAGCCATGCTCGATGGCCGTGCGGATCTTGCAGTGCATTCCATGAAAGACGTGCCCATGGCCTTTCCCGAAGGACTGGGGCTGGTTGCTATCTGTGAGCGGGAAGACCCGACAGATGCATTTGTCAGCAACCATTACGACAACGTGGATGCTCTGCCCGAAGGTTCGGTGGTGGGCACTGCCAGCCTGCGCCGGGAATCACAGCTTCGCGCCTACCGGCCAGATCTGAAAATCCGGGTTCTGCGGGGCAACGTGAACACCCGCCTGGCTAAGCTCGATGCCGGTGATTACGATGCCATCGTACTGGCAAGCTCTGGCCTCAAGCGCCTGGGCTTTCACGACCGCATCCGTTACTCCATGCCAGACACTGTGTCCCTGCCAGCCGTTGGCCAGGGCGCTCTTGGCATTGAGTGCCGGCTCAGTGATAACGAACTGCGCGCCATGCTGGAACCGCTGAACCACACGGACACTGCTGACCGCGTCAAAGCAGAGCGTGCCCTGAACCGTCGCCTTGAAGGTGGCTGCCAGGTGCCTATCGCGGCCTACGCACTGCTGGAAGACGACGACACCCTGTGGTTACGCGGGCTGGTTGGCGCCGTTGATGGAACCCTGATCCTTCGCGTCGAAGGCCGGGCACCCCGGGCTGAAGGCGAGCGCCTGGGCCGTGAACTGGCAGAGGACCTTCTGGCGCTGGGCGCAGACAAAGTGTTGGCTGAAATTTATGGCCACACTCCGCACTGA
- a CDS encoding uroporphyrinogen-III synthase, which produces MATLRTDPTCLAGRRVLICRPEPEASRLARQFQAAGAETHVFPLVEREPLPETPERRTTILSLDEFSHVIAVSPYAARLLLEELDTWWPQLPAGLNWYGVGAGTAKALAEYGLRPRKPEEGWTSEALLKLPSLAHFNGERVLVARGEEGRELTLRTLEARGARVTAMPLYRRFCPDYTAAQVSRALDQFAPDAVIALSGETLNNLIALSANCSHNLYDRPVIVPARRIADQARAAGFNAPCIPGSLADNDIVAAVAEQLAGRDGGSGKAK; this is translated from the coding sequence ATGGCCACACTCCGCACTGACCCAACCTGTCTGGCCGGCCGGCGCGTTCTGATTTGCCGGCCGGAACCGGAAGCGTCAAGGCTGGCCCGGCAGTTTCAGGCTGCCGGCGCAGAGACGCACGTGTTTCCGCTGGTAGAAAGAGAGCCTCTGCCGGAGACCCCGGAGCGGCGCACCACTATTCTCAGCCTCGATGAATTCTCCCATGTTATTGCCGTCAGCCCCTATGCAGCCCGTCTGTTACTGGAAGAGCTGGACACCTGGTGGCCCCAGCTTCCCGCCGGTCTGAACTGGTATGGCGTCGGCGCCGGCACAGCCAAAGCACTGGCAGAGTACGGCCTGAGGCCGCGCAAGCCCGAAGAGGGCTGGACCAGTGAAGCGTTACTGAAACTGCCGTCTCTGGCACATTTCAATGGAGAGCGAGTGCTGGTGGCCCGTGGCGAGGAAGGGCGGGAGCTGACACTGAGAACGCTGGAGGCACGCGGCGCAAGAGTTACAGCAATGCCCCTGTACCGCAGATTCTGCCCGGACTACACCGCAGCACAGGTCAGCCGAGCTCTGGATCAGTTTGCGCCGGATGCCGTTATTGCGCTCTCCGGAGAAACCCTGAACAATCTCATCGCACTAAGTGCGAATTGCAGCCATAATCTATACGATAGACCCGTCATTGTGCCCGCCCGGCGTATTGCAGACCAGGCTCGCGCTGCGGGATTCAATGCTCCGTGTATACCAGGAAGCCTTGCCGATAATGACATCGTGGCCGCCGTCGCAGAACAACTGGCAGGCCGGGACGGTGGCTCCGGAAAAGCCAAGTAA
- a CDS encoding uroporphyrinogen-III C-methyltransferase yields the protein MTETTKQLPAPIAKEQPTRQKVWPVWVIAIIALISVAALAVWNWQQWNGHQATMQTLNSLQQDTAQLESLYGDRGSQQGQRLQSLEDKLTSQRELIATQQRQIDHNARELLEAGNRTRTDWLLAEAEYLLRIANQRLLIEKDIRGALSALESADEVLTESDDIGVYPVRQQLAREVLALKGITSVDRTGLYLTLEAAIDSVHQLTDQALINEQAPGFVTGSQAEDGPEAGGEPGILIRAWQKFKFTLMQVVVVRRLDESVKPLLSPDQSAYARLNLQLMLEEAEMAVLRGNQPLYERALTKAQAAVDDWYDASNPQVSALGSTLAELSTRNVAPELPDISKSLDLLKERLAGRLNKGNGGGDS from the coding sequence GTGACTGAGACAACAAAACAATTACCCGCCCCGATTGCTAAAGAGCAACCCACCCGACAGAAAGTCTGGCCGGTCTGGGTTATCGCCATCATTGCACTGATCAGTGTTGCCGCGCTGGCGGTCTGGAACTGGCAGCAATGGAACGGCCATCAGGCTACGATGCAGACACTGAATAGCCTGCAGCAGGATACCGCTCAGCTTGAGAGTCTTTATGGCGACCGCGGTAGCCAGCAAGGCCAGCGTTTGCAATCCCTCGAAGACAAGCTGACGTCCCAGCGGGAGCTGATTGCTACCCAGCAGAGGCAGATTGATCACAACGCCCGCGAACTGCTGGAAGCCGGAAATCGTACCCGCACCGACTGGCTTCTGGCGGAGGCCGAGTATCTGCTCCGCATTGCCAACCAGCGGCTGCTGATCGAAAAAGATATTCGCGGCGCTCTTTCTGCTCTCGAAAGCGCCGACGAAGTACTGACGGAGTCTGACGATATTGGTGTGTACCCGGTACGCCAGCAGCTGGCACGGGAAGTCCTGGCGCTCAAAGGCATCACCAGTGTCGACAGAACGGGGCTCTACCTCACCCTTGAAGCCGCCATCGACAGCGTTCACCAGCTCACCGATCAGGCGCTTATCAACGAACAGGCACCAGGATTTGTCACCGGCTCACAGGCTGAAGACGGCCCTGAAGCCGGCGGTGAGCCGGGCATTCTGATCAGAGCCTGGCAGAAATTCAAATTCACACTGATGCAGGTTGTTGTGGTGCGCCGCCTGGATGAATCGGTTAAACCGCTGCTGTCACCGGATCAAAGCGCCTATGCGCGGCTGAACCTGCAACTGATGCTGGAAGAAGCTGAAATGGCCGTACTCAGGGGCAACCAGCCACTCTATGAGCGCGCGCTTACCAAAGCGCAAGCGGCCGTTGATGACTGGTACGACGCGAGTAATCCACAAGTAAGCGCGCTGGGCAGTACTCTTGCAGAGCTGTCGACACGTAACGTCGCCCCGGAGCTGCCAGACATCAGCAAATCCCTGGACCTGCTCAAAGAACGACTCGCAGGCCGGCTCAACAAAGGCAACGGAGGCGGTGATTCATGA
- a CDS encoding heme biosynthesis HemY N-terminal domain-containing protein, with amino-acid sequence MIRLLLIVLFALLIGTGLSLGLQYDLGYIRISLGNYLIETNFWVGLALLIAVVALIVVSISLLRRMRQSTGLVASWVSRGKERRARRRTTQGLLALAEGNWPRARKMLTSAASNADTPLINYLAAAQAAFECGDHEAVDELLRKAFESTPGSDMAVGITQAQLQLAGNRLEQALATLVRLRKQSPHHPFVLKLLKNTYLRLEDWRELSKLLPELRKRSVLPESELGELERQAWHNLLERAAEDCRRQQQQDPNVSLEPLTRLWDELPGFLRRDEKTIGDYARLLADLGDEAQTETLLRKVLHNHWSDGLVNLYGRIEGRKPDEQLLAAEQWLKDRPNNAELLLALGRLSLRNELWGKAREYFETSLKLRRSREALAELSRLSAHMGDEEVSIKLMMQGLAKDNGLPQLPMPKA; translated from the coding sequence ATGATTCGCCTGCTTCTGATCGTTCTGTTTGCCCTGTTAATCGGTACCGGGCTCTCGCTCGGGCTGCAGTACGACCTGGGTTACATCCGCATCAGCCTGGGCAACTACCTGATCGAAACCAACTTCTGGGTGGGCCTTGCCCTGCTCATTGCCGTGGTTGCGTTGATTGTGGTGTCCATCAGTCTGTTACGCCGCATGCGACAAAGTACCGGGCTGGTCGCCAGCTGGGTTTCCCGCGGCAAGGAACGCCGGGCGCGGCGCCGCACCACTCAGGGCCTACTGGCGCTTGCGGAAGGCAACTGGCCAAGGGCACGCAAGATGCTGACCTCGGCTGCCAGCAACGCAGACACACCACTTATTAACTATCTTGCAGCAGCCCAGGCCGCCTTTGAATGCGGCGACCACGAAGCCGTGGACGAATTGTTGCGCAAGGCATTTGAAAGTACGCCAGGCTCGGATATGGCCGTAGGCATTACCCAAGCGCAACTGCAGCTTGCCGGCAACCGGCTGGAACAGGCTCTGGCGACGCTGGTACGTCTGCGCAAGCAGTCTCCGCATCACCCTTTTGTGCTCAAGTTGCTGAAAAACACTTATCTTCGTCTTGAAGACTGGCGTGAACTGTCAAAGTTGCTGCCAGAGCTGCGCAAGCGCAGTGTCCTTCCGGAATCCGAGTTGGGTGAACTGGAACGCCAGGCATGGCACAACCTGCTGGAACGCGCTGCGGAAGACTGCCGGCGCCAGCAACAGCAGGATCCGAATGTATCACTGGAACCTCTCACCCGACTTTGGGATGAGCTGCCAGGCTTTCTGCGCCGGGACGAGAAAACCATCGGTGACTATGCTCGTCTGCTGGCGGATCTTGGCGATGAAGCACAGACGGAAACCCTGCTACGCAAGGTTCTGCATAACCACTGGAGCGACGGTCTGGTCAATCTTTATGGCCGGATAGAAGGGCGCAAACCGGACGAGCAGCTGCTCGCAGCCGAACAGTGGTTAAAAGACCGGCCCAACAATGCCGAGCTGCTGCTGGCACTTGGCCGGCTGAGCCTGCGCAATGAGCTATGGGGCAAAGCCCGGGAGTACTTCGAGACCAGTTTGAAGTTACGCCGTAGCCGGGAAGCTCTGGCAGAACTGAGCCGCTTGAGCGCTCATATGGGTGATGAAGAAGTGAGCATCAAGCTTATGATGCAAGGGCTGGCAAAAGATAACGGGCTTCCGCAACTGCCCATGCCCAAAGCCTGA
- a CDS encoding 2Fe-2S iron-sulfur cluster-binding protein → MGSGQWRVGLEPSRIRYTADAAADLLSAAASAGVAVPFACKNGVCELCEARLISGSALNTRNQQTIPVGARLMMCRTAALDHLELEISAVMAAGKNQPRKFQANVVDVRSINHDVYRVELQLPRRRELSFHAGQYLSVNLPDAEPCYFSIASSPSEQHIELHVQASPEWVSAQKVIDALTSGETVNLELPHGKACLASTPEKPLLLVAAGTGFAQMKSLVDYLRGTSFAQPVKLFWGVRRHEDMYLRSMARQWEEDWSVFTFQPVVGDDEDNDWSGHHDQLVRAVLASGMDWNNLEVHASGSPAMVYTLMDALVEAGLPSEAFFSDVLEYAPRN, encoded by the coding sequence ATGGGCAGCGGGCAATGGAGAGTAGGTCTTGAGCCTTCTCGAATTCGCTACACGGCAGACGCCGCCGCAGATTTACTGAGTGCTGCGGCAAGTGCAGGTGTTGCCGTTCCGTTCGCTTGCAAAAATGGCGTGTGCGAGCTCTGCGAGGCGCGACTGATTAGCGGCTCCGCTCTGAACACCCGAAACCAACAGACGATTCCGGTCGGCGCGCGGCTGATGATGTGCAGAACCGCAGCGCTCGACCATCTTGAACTGGAGATAAGTGCCGTTATGGCAGCAGGAAAGAACCAGCCCCGAAAGTTTCAGGCCAATGTCGTGGATGTGCGCTCTATCAACCACGATGTGTATCGGGTGGAGCTTCAGTTGCCACGGCGGCGGGAGCTGTCTTTTCATGCGGGCCAGTATCTGTCGGTCAATCTGCCGGATGCCGAACCCTGCTACTTTTCCATTGCCAGCAGCCCGTCAGAGCAGCACATTGAACTGCATGTCCAGGCCTCTCCGGAATGGGTGTCAGCGCAAAAAGTTATTGATGCGCTGACCTCCGGTGAAACAGTCAACCTGGAGCTGCCCCATGGCAAAGCTTGCCTTGCCAGCACACCGGAAAAACCATTGTTGCTGGTTGCAGCTGGTACCGGCTTTGCGCAGATGAAAAGCCTGGTGGATTATTTGCGCGGTACGTCTTTTGCCCAGCCGGTCAAACTGTTCTGGGGCGTGCGGCGCCATGAGGACATGTATCTCAGGTCCATGGCCCGCCAGTGGGAGGAGGACTGGTCAGTGTTCACATTTCAGCCGGTGGTCGGTGATGATGAGGACAACGACTGGAGCGGACATCATGATCAGCTAGTGCGTGCGGTGCTCGCCTCCGGCATGGACTGGAATAATTTGGAAGTACACGCTAGCGGCTCTCCGGCGATGGTTTATACGCTGATGGATGCCTTGGTGGAAGCCGGGCTGCCGTCTGAAGCGTTCTTTTCCGACGTGCTGGAGTATGCGCCCCGGAATTAA
- the ubiD gene encoding 4-hydroxy-3-polyprenylbenzoate decarboxylase has product MKYNDLRDFIDQLEKLGELKRISVEVDPHLEMTEICDRTLRAGGPALLFENPKGYDMPVLANLFGTTRRVALGMGQEDVTALRDVGKLLAYLKEPDPPKGFKDAIEKLPLLRQVMRMSPKVLRSAPCQEVVIEKDMVDLYQIPVQHCWPGDAGPLVTWPLVITRGPHKERQNLGIYRQQVIGRNRLIMRWLSHRGGALDFQEFQKANPGKPYPVAVALGADPATILGAVTPVPDSLSEYAFAGLLRGSRTELVQCGLSDLQVPASAEIVLEGFIYPDDNAPEGPFGDHTGYYNEVGEFPVFTVERITHRKNPIYHSTYTGRPPDEPAILGVALNEVFIPILQKQFPEIVDFYLPPEGCSYRLAVVTMKKQYPGHAKRVMMGVWSFLRQFMYTKFVIVTDDDVNARNWEDVIWAITTRMDPARDTMLVENTPIDYLDFASPVSGLGSKMGMDATNKWPGETDREWGEPIAMTSAVKQRVDELWDSLGIETPPARPD; this is encoded by the coding sequence ATGAAATACAACGACCTGCGGGACTTTATTGACCAGTTGGAGAAACTGGGCGAGCTGAAACGTATCTCAGTTGAAGTAGACCCCCATCTGGAAATGACCGAAATCTGCGACCGCACGCTGCGGGCAGGTGGGCCTGCGTTGTTGTTCGAAAACCCCAAAGGCTACGACATGCCGGTGCTCGCCAACCTCTTTGGTACAACCAGAAGAGTGGCCCTGGGCATGGGGCAGGAAGATGTGACCGCGCTTAGGGACGTTGGCAAACTGCTGGCATATCTCAAAGAACCGGATCCCCCAAAGGGCTTCAAAGACGCTATCGAAAAACTGCCGCTGCTCCGGCAAGTAATGCGTATGAGCCCGAAAGTACTCAGGTCTGCTCCCTGCCAGGAAGTGGTCATCGAAAAAGATATGGTTGATTTGTACCAGATTCCGGTACAGCACTGCTGGCCAGGAGATGCAGGGCCGCTTGTTACTTGGCCGTTGGTGATTACTCGTGGGCCCCATAAAGAACGGCAGAACCTTGGCATTTATCGGCAGCAGGTGATTGGTCGCAACCGGCTGATCATGCGCTGGTTAAGTCATCGCGGCGGTGCGCTGGATTTTCAGGAGTTTCAGAAAGCTAATCCGGGCAAGCCCTATCCGGTAGCAGTAGCTCTTGGCGCAGACCCCGCCACGATTCTTGGCGCCGTAACGCCGGTGCCCGATTCGCTGTCCGAATACGCGTTTGCAGGCTTGCTCCGGGGTAGTCGTACCGAACTGGTGCAGTGTGGCCTCAGTGATTTGCAGGTGCCTGCCAGCGCCGAGATTGTTCTGGAAGGCTTTATTTACCCCGACGATAACGCGCCCGAAGGCCCGTTCGGGGATCACACCGGTTACTACAATGAAGTGGGCGAGTTTCCGGTGTTTACCGTTGAGCGGATCACCCACCGCAAAAATCCGATTTATCACAGCACTTACACCGGCAGGCCGCCCGATGAGCCGGCCATTCTGGGTGTGGCGCTGAACGAAGTCTTCATTCCCATATTGCAGAAGCAGTTCCCCGAAATTGTGGATTTTTACCTGCCGCCGGAAGGCTGTTCATATCGCCTTGCCGTGGTGACTATGAAAAAGCAGTACCCGGGCCATGCCAAGCGGGTGATGATGGGCGTATGGTCTTTTTTGCGCCAGTTCATGTACACGAAGTTCGTGATCGTGACTGATGACGACGTGAATGCCCGCAACTGGGAAGATGTGATATGGGCCATTACGACCCGGATGGATCCCGCCCGCGACACCATGTTGGTAGAGAACACGCCCATTGATTATCTGGATTTTGCCTCGCCTGTGTCTGGCCTGGGTTCCAAGATGGGAATGGACGCCACCAATAAGTGGCCGGGTGAGACAGACCGGGAATGGGGCGAGCCCATTGCCATGACCAGCGCGGTAAAACAGCGGGTAGACGAACTCTGGGATAGCCTGGGGATTGAAACTCCGCCTGCCCGCCCTGACTGA
- the rho gene encoding transcription termination factor Rho: protein MNLTELKQNSMPELLNIAQEMGLDNLARSRKQDVIFTILKKHAKSGEDIYGDGVLEILQDGFGFLRSADASYLAGPDDIYVSPSQIRRFNLRTGDTVAGKIRPPKDGERYFALLKVSEINFDKPDNARNKILFENLTPLFPDERMQLEAGNGSTEDLSSRVLDLVAPIGKGQRGLIVSPPKAGKTLLMQSIAQSITRNHPECHVMVLLIDERPEEVTEMQRTVRGEVIASTFDEPPARHVQVAEMVIEKAKRLVEHKKDVIILLDSITRLARAYNTVIPSSGKVLTGGVDAHALEKPKRFFGAARNVEEGGSLTILATALVNTGSKMDEVIYEEFKGTGNMEIHLDRKIAEKRVYPAINIRSSGTRREDLLMSEADIQRVWILRKLLHSMDDDTAAIEFLLDKLKDTKTNDEFFQSMKRR, encoded by the coding sequence ATGAATCTTACTGAACTCAAGCAGAACTCCATGCCCGAATTGCTCAACATTGCGCAAGAGATGGGTCTCGACAACTTGGCACGCTCGCGTAAACAGGATGTTATCTTCACCATACTGAAGAAGCATGCAAAAAGCGGCGAAGACATTTACGGCGATGGCGTACTGGAGATTCTGCAGGACGGCTTCGGCTTCCTCCGGTCTGCCGACGCTTCCTACCTGGCGGGACCAGACGACATTTACGTCTCTCCGAGCCAGATCCGTCGCTTCAACCTGCGCACCGGCGATACCGTTGCTGGCAAGATCCGCCCGCCGAAAGACGGTGAGCGTTATTTTGCCCTGTTGAAAGTTAGCGAAATTAACTTCGACAAACCGGATAACGCCCGCAACAAAATCCTGTTTGAAAACCTGACGCCGCTGTTTCCCGATGAGCGCATGCAGCTGGAAGCGGGTAACGGCAGCACCGAGGATCTTTCATCCCGGGTACTGGATCTTGTGGCCCCGATTGGTAAAGGTCAGCGTGGCCTGATTGTGTCGCCACCCAAGGCCGGTAAAACCCTGCTGATGCAGAGCATTGCCCAGTCGATCACGCGCAACCATCCTGAATGCCATGTCATGGTTCTTCTGATTGACGAGCGCCCGGAAGAAGTTACTGAAATGCAGCGCACGGTGCGCGGCGAAGTGATTGCTTCAACCTTTGATGAGCCACCTGCACGTCACGTTCAGGTAGCGGAAATGGTGATCGAGAAAGCCAAGCGCCTGGTTGAGCACAAAAAAGACGTGATCATCCTGCTGGATTCCATCACGCGTCTGGCCCGCGCCTACAACACGGTGATTCCTTCCTCTGGCAAGGTGTTGACCGGTGGTGTGGACGCCCACGCTCTGGAAAAGCCCAAGCGGTTCTTCGGTGCAGCCCGTAATGTAGAGGAAGGCGGTAGCCTGACGATTCTTGCGACGGCTCTGGTGAACACGGGTTCCAAAATGGACGAAGTGATCTACGAGGAGTTCAAGGGCACGGGTAACATGGAAATTCACCTGGATCGCAAGATTGCAGAGAAACGTGTTTACCCCGCTATCAATATTCGCAGTTCCGGCACGCGCCGTGAAGATCTGCTGATGAGCGAAGCGGATATCCAGCGTGTATGGATTCTGCGCAAGCTGCTGCACTCCATGGACGACGATACCGCCGCCATCGAGTTCTTGCTGGACAAGCTGAAAGACACCAAGACCAACGACGAGTTCTTCCAGTCAATGAAGCGCCGTTAA
- the moaB gene encoding molybdenum cofactor biosynthesis protein B, whose protein sequence is MSTEPTNDLKPLNIAILTVSDTRGLDEDSSGQFLEDSVVEAGHQLISRRILPDDVYLVRAAMSSWIADQDVHVIIITGGTGFSERDSTPEAVAPLLDKNIEGFGEEFRRLSALEIGSSTIQSRAFGGLANHTAIFCLPGSTGACRTGWNGILNAQLDSRHGPCNFSALVGRKPERAVERLQQVIGKRATR, encoded by the coding sequence ATGAGCACTGAACCCACGAACGACCTCAAGCCTCTCAATATCGCGATTCTTACGGTCTCTGATACCCGCGGCCTTGATGAAGATTCCTCCGGCCAGTTTCTTGAAGATAGTGTGGTGGAGGCCGGTCATCAGCTTATCTCGCGGCGCATCCTGCCGGACGACGTTTATCTGGTTCGCGCAGCGATGTCGTCATGGATCGCGGATCAGGATGTTCATGTGATCATCATTACCGGTGGTACCGGTTTCAGCGAGCGCGACAGCACACCGGAAGCAGTTGCACCCCTTCTGGACAAGAACATTGAAGGTTTTGGCGAAGAGTTCAGGCGCCTCTCCGCTTTGGAAATTGGCAGTTCTACCATACAGTCCAGAGCCTTTGGCGGCCTTGCCAACCATACGGCAATTTTCTGTCTACCTGGCTCCACAGGAGCATGCCGCACAGGCTGGAATGGCATTCTGAACGCACAACTGGACAGTCGCCACGGCCCCTGTAATTTCTCAGCTCTGGTTGGCCGCAAGCCGGAGCGCGCGGTCGAGCGCCTGCAACAGGTTATTGGAAAACGCGCCACACGTTAA
- a CDS encoding molybdopterin molybdotransferase MoeA: MTANLTPVGEAIAHILGKAPVITATELLPLTESFGRILAQDYQTPADVPPADNSAVDGYALRALDYAPGQALPVSDRIPAGSAPSPLKPGTAARIFTGSEVPAGADTVIMQERVEVTDDGILINADVKADQNIRRRGQDLSEGSLAMGKGTKIRAQEMGLLASIGVAEVAVVKKLRVAILSTGDELVDPGTPLGPGQIYNTNRFTLLGLASDVGCEVVLCETLRDTRDVTRETLERAASQADLIITSGGVSVGEEDHVRAVLEESGELSLWRLAIKPGKPLAFGSIKGTPVLGLPGNPATVLVTFLIVGMPYIRSCQGRLRIHPVGQQIPAAFNVTSPSVRREFVRARIESVDGKTQVNAYPNQSSGVLSSACWADGLAVVPENTLVAEGDLLTYYPFTELLS, from the coding sequence ATGACAGCCAATCTGACGCCGGTCGGAGAAGCCATTGCTCATATACTGGGCAAGGCTCCGGTGATTACGGCAACCGAACTCCTGCCGCTAACCGAAAGCTTCGGCCGAATATTGGCACAGGATTATCAGACGCCCGCGGATGTACCTCCGGCTGACAACAGTGCGGTGGATGGCTATGCCCTGCGCGCCCTGGATTACGCGCCTGGCCAGGCGCTGCCGGTATCTGACCGGATCCCCGCAGGCTCGGCCCCTAGCCCGCTGAAACCCGGGACCGCTGCCCGTATTTTTACCGGTTCAGAAGTTCCGGCAGGGGCAGATACTGTCATTATGCAGGAGCGGGTTGAGGTTACCGACGACGGCATTCTGATCAATGCCGATGTAAAAGCGGACCAGAATATCCGCCGGCGCGGCCAGGATCTTTCGGAAGGCAGTTTAGCCATGGGAAAAGGTACAAAAATCCGTGCCCAGGAAATGGGACTTCTGGCTTCAATAGGTGTGGCTGAAGTTGCTGTGGTGAAAAAACTGCGAGTTGCGATTTTGTCGACCGGCGACGAGCTGGTCGACCCGGGCACTCCGCTGGGGCCGGGCCAGATTTATAACACCAACCGTTTCACCCTGCTTGGCCTGGCGTCCGATGTGGGTTGTGAGGTCGTGCTTTGTGAGACTTTGCGGGACACTCGGGATGTGACCCGGGAAACACTCGAGCGCGCCGCGTCACAGGCCGACCTTATCATCACCAGCGGGGGTGTTTCCGTGGGTGAGGAAGATCATGTGCGGGCGGTGTTGGAAGAATCCGGCGAGCTATCGCTCTGGCGCTTGGCGATCAAACCCGGCAAGCCCTTGGCGTTCGGTTCAATCAAAGGCACGCCGGTACTGGGCCTGCCCGGCAACCCGGCTACAGTGCTGGTCACGTTTCTGATCGTAGGCATGCCTTACATACGCTCCTGCCAGGGCCGCTTGAGGATTCACCCTGTGGGCCAGCAGATACCAGCCGCCTTTAACGTCACCTCGCCCTCTGTACGCAGGGAGTTTGTCCGTGCACGCATTGAATCTGTTGACGGAAAGACGCAAGTCAATGCATACCCGAACCAGAGCTCCGGTGTGCTGAGTTCTGCCTGCTGGGCCGATGGCCTGGCGGTGGTTCCGGAAAACACATTGGTTGCTGAAGGTGATTTGCTAACTTACTACCCCTTTACCGAGTTATTAAGTTGA
- the moaD gene encoding molybdopterin converting factor subunit 1 — MTDQTITVRFFARLREELDTEQLTLPADRNQTAGDILAALASRGGPWAQLQGSQPVMIAINQAMAKPGTPVKAGDEVAFFPPVTGG; from the coding sequence ATGACCGACCAGACCATTACCGTTCGTTTTTTTGCCCGTCTCCGGGAGGAGTTGGATACTGAGCAACTCACGCTGCCGGCAGACAGGAATCAGACAGCCGGCGACATTCTTGCAGCGCTGGCGAGCCGCGGCGGCCCCTGGGCTCAACTGCAAGGCAGTCAGCCGGTGATGATTGCGATCAATCAGGCTATGGCAAAGCCTGGCACGCCGGTGAAGGCTGGCGACGAAGTGGCTTTTTTCCCGCCAGTAACAGGGGGCTAA
- a CDS encoding molybdenum cofactor biosynthesis protein MoaE, with protein MISIQTEDFDSGAEYTALRNSGAGTGAIATFTGLVRDSGDTQDVSGLFLEHYPGMTEQVIAGLIKDASQRWDVRKARVIHRVGKLLLQEQIVFVGICSAHRGDAFAACEFIMDALKTSAPFWKKELSESGEHWVEQKASDVARGQAWDK; from the coding sequence ATGATCAGTATCCAGACTGAGGATTTTGATTCAGGTGCTGAGTATACAGCGCTGCGGAACAGCGGTGCCGGCACGGGTGCCATTGCTACGTTTACGGGCCTGGTGCGCGATAGCGGCGATACGCAGGATGTATCGGGATTGTTTCTTGAGCATTATCCCGGGATGACGGAGCAGGTGATTGCGGGGCTTATCAAGGATGCTTCACAACGTTGGGATGTGCGTAAGGCGCGGGTGATTCATCGGGTTGGCAAGCTGCTGCTGCAGGAGCAAATTGTTTTTGTGGGTATCTGCAGTGCCCATCGGGGTGATGCATTTGCGGCTTGCGAGTTCATTATGGACGCTTTAAAGACGTCTGCGCCGTTCTGGAAAAAGGAGCTTTCTGAAAGTGGGGAGCACTGGGTGGAGCAGAAGGCATCTGATGTTGCTCGGGGGCAGGCTTGGGATAAGTAG